A genomic segment from Glycine max cultivar Williams 82 chromosome 1, Glycine_max_v4.0, whole genome shotgun sequence encodes:
- the LOC102666935 gene encoding uncharacterized protein, whose product MPQNCMMEPEYTGESACCFCFPSTKKSVARNGKRSSGVLLSSEHVEWGKNDEILSDTSTFSVKEQERRLKKALEEEERASKEAERIVKWVKQESARIDVSAIKSILSDEKEANVK is encoded by the coding sequence ATGCCCCAAAATTGTATGATGGAGCCAGAGTACACAGGAGAATCAGCATGTTGCTTTTGCTTCCCGTCCACCAAGAAGAGTGTTGCAAGGAATGGTAAAAGAAGCAGTGGAGTGTTGTTGAGTTCAGAACACGTTGAGTGGGGTAAGAATGATGAAATACTCTCAGACACGAGCACCTTTTCGGTGAAAGAACAAGAAAGGAGGCTGAAGAAAGCGTTGGAAGAGGAAGAGAGGGCAAGCAAGGAAGCTGAGAGGATTGTCAAATGGGTGAAGCAGGAATCAGCTAGAATTGATGTTTCTGCAATCAAATCAATTCTCAGTGACGAGAAAGAAGCAAATGTTAAGTGA
- the LOC100816554 gene encoding SH3 domain-containing protein 1, with protein sequence MDAIRKQASKLREQVARQQQAILRQLGQISNEPLMTDESEIECLQQLQKLYTSTKTAKHFQRHIVRAIEGFISVSSKQMEIVRRMARDCCKYGTENLGSSYPLARASLQFGNTYDTMENERETLLGILGDQISEPLRAQITGAPLEDARHLTHRYDKLHQEVEAQAAEVLRRRSKLRNSSVSAESAVRLQNAETRLKELKSALAALGREATAAMLSVEEQQQQMTLQSLRTMVDAERSYHQHVLVILEKLYTEIIEERQPKEATSFPLPKDGYNQPADENANSNGIDYKHNSQTGTYFFAKVIHPFDAQAEGELSLSVDDFVVVRQVGPNGWSEGECKGNAGWFPSAYVQRQDMIPASKITE encoded by the exons ATGGATGCTATAAGGAAGCAAGCAAGCAAATTGAGGGAGCAAGTTGCCAGGCAACAGCAG gctATACTTAGACAGTTGGGCCAAATTAGCAATGAACCGCTCATGACTGATGAATCTGAAATTGAATGTCTCCAGCAACTTCAAAAGTTATACACTTCTACAAAGACAGCCAag CATTTTCAGCGGCATATTGTTCGTGCTATTGAAGGATTCATTTCTGTTAGCTCCAAGCAGATGGAGATAG TGAGGAGGATGGCAAGGGACTGCTGTAAGTATGGGACTGAGAATCTAGGTAGTAGTTACCCCCTTGCAAGGGCTTCTCTTCAATTTGGTAACACATACGATACAATGGAAAATGAGAGGGAAACTTTGCTCGGGATCTTGGGTGATCAG ATCTCTGAGCCACTGCGGGCACAGATAACAGGAGCTCCTTTGGAGGATGCACGCCACCTCACTCACCGCTATGACAAACTTCATCAAGAGGTAGAAGCCCAG GCTGCTGAAGTTTTGAGGCGCCGATCAAAGTTGAGGAATTCTTCTGTTTCTGCAGAGAGTGCTGTGAGGCTTCAAAATGCAGAAACAAGGTTGAAAGAACTTAAATCTGCCTTGGCAGCACTTGGTAGAGAAGCAACTGCTGCTATGTTGTCTGTCGAAGAACAACAGCAACAGATGACTCTCCAGAGTCTTCGTACAATG GTGGATGCTGAGAGATCCTATCATCAGCATGTCCTTGTTATTCTAGAGAAACTATATACTGAG ATAATTGAAGAGAGACAACCAAAAGAGGCTACATCATTTCCACTGCCAAAAGATGGATATAATCAACCTGCAGATGAGAATGCTAATTCAAATGGCATCGATTATAAACACAACAGTCAAACAGGCACATACTTTTTTGCAAAG GTCATACATCCATTTGATGCTCAAGCTGAGGGGGAGTTAAGCCTATCAGTTGATGATTTTGTTGTAGTTCGTCAG GTTGGCCCCAATGGATGGTCTGAAGGAGAATGCAAAGGCAATGCTGGATGGTTTCCCTCTGCTTATGTACAGAGACAGGACATGATACCAGCCAGCAAGATAACAGAATAA
- the LOC102666803 gene encoding uncharacterized protein, producing MVGFYDLSDTDNDSAVEEIISQAQDAVVLDQVSAINCSAFTDDSLLPSHLETRFRNLKSFPPTKPKPNTIAKARTFSSNLSSANPQSPNFSPPKQNPDSGYTSSHEKKSFREKTKDGSLSVSASSPPSASASASSPCSDESSMSSLFKPKQKEEGSKQDSSVRSSNSPSPPRRRGCLWFFPKKKKEEEKEKKKKKSKQNWGDDLLSELGSFSRKEQQKMLKKAMKEEEKVSREAEKIVQWAKQASARFNLEDELSD from the coding sequence atggtgGGATTCTACGACCTCTCCGACACCGACAACGACTCCGCCGTCGAAGAAATAATCTCGCAGGCCCAAGACGCAGTCGTTCTGGACCAAGTCTCCGCCATCAACTGCTCCGCCTTCACTGACGACTCCCTTCTCCCCTCCCACCTTGAAACCCGTTTCCGCAACCTCAAATCCTTCCCTCCCACCAAACCCAAACCCAACACCATCGCCAAAGCTCGCACCTTTTCTTCCAATCTCTCTTCAGCAAACCCCCAAAGTCCCAATTTTTCACCACCCAAACAGAACCCAGATTCTGGGTACACCTCGTCGCACGAGAAAAAGAGTTTCAGAGAAAAAACTAAAGACGGGTCTCTTTCTGTTTCTGCTTCTTCACCCCCGTCTGCTTCTGCTTCTGCTTCTTCCCCTTGCTCTGATGAAAGTTCCATGTCTTCCTTGTTCAAACCGAAGCAAAAGGAAGAAGGTTCCAAACAGGACTCTTCTGTGAGGTCTTCGAATTCTCCTTCGCCTCCTCGGAGGAGGGGTTGTTTGTGGTTCTTtccgaagaagaagaaggaggaggagaaggagaagaagaagaagaaaagcaagCAGAATTGGGGTGATGACTTGTTGTCGGAATTGGGAAGCTTCTCGAGGAAGGAACAACAAAAAATGCTCAAGAAGGCGatgaaggaagaagagaaggttAGCCGCGAGGCTGAGAAGATCGTCCAGTGGGCCAAGCAAGCATCTGCAAGGTTCAACCTTGAGGATGAGCTCAGTGATTGA